In the Alligator mississippiensis isolate rAllMis1 chromosome 7, rAllMis1, whole genome shotgun sequence genome, one interval contains:
- the TMEM230 gene encoding transmembrane protein 230 → MMPSRTNLAAGIPSSKVKYSKLSSTDEGYIDLQFKKSPPKIPYKAIALATVLFMIGTLLIVIGALLLAGYISKGGTDRAIPVLIIGILVFLPGFYHLRIAYYASKGYRGYSYDDIPDFDD, encoded by the exons ATGATGCCTTCACGTACGAATCTAGCTGCTGGGATCCCCAGTAGCAAAGTGAAGTATTCCAAGCTCTCCAGCACTGATGAAGGTTACATTGACCTGCAG TTCAAGAAGAGCCCGCCAAAAATCCCTTACAAGGCAATTGCACTTGCCACAGTGCTGTTCATGATTGGGACACTTCTCATTGTCATAGGAGCCCTCCTGCTTGCAGGATACATTAGCAAAGGA GGCACTGACCGAGCCATCCCTGTGTTGATCATTGGGATCCTGGTGTTTCTACCAGGCTTTTATCACTTGCGCATTGCTTACTATGCTTCCAAAGGCTACCGGGGCTACTCTTATGATGACATCCCAGATTTTGATGACTAA